From the Deltaproteobacteria bacterium genome, one window contains:
- a CDS encoding ABC transporter substrate-binding protein, which yields MSARTGIFFVLVCVLLAPVAAWAAEPGVTDTEVVVGVSTPLSGPAALWGVTALGMKAWADHINDQGGIQGRKITVIIKDDGYNPTRSMANLQEMKDQVFAICGLLGSAPCNASKDFFPENKIPLITAYANVRIYANQPKEKQHYYFIAYPDYEDENHFLADYAIRNLDTKTIAVFYQNDDYGHQALAGIKDALKANPGKAEIVAEVPYEVTERALGTHGLKLKESGADTVILVPTPTHAALITKEMAKIAYRPKVLTNFTMGDPIMFKIAGETWDGTYISLAGNMSQPGFSPEADKVVETLLKYNPDLKGKEYLAVFGAVSMMHFAKALENAGRDLTREGLIAGMEQIKDWKPEGMGAPVTYGPDRHHGINASQMGQAKDGKAVPIADFTVYAPRF from the coding sequence GTGTCTGCAAGAACGGGGATCTTTTTTGTACTGGTGTGTGTGCTTCTGGCTCCCGTGGCTGCCTGGGCGGCCGAACCCGGGGTCACGGACACGGAAGTCGTTGTGGGTGTGAGTACTCCCCTTTCCGGTCCCGCGGCCCTCTGGGGGGTCACCGCTCTGGGCATGAAAGCTTGGGCGGATCATATCAACGATCAGGGAGGTATTCAGGGCCGGAAGATCACGGTCATTATAAAGGACGACGGCTACAATCCCACCCGGTCCATGGCCAACTTGCAGGAAATGAAAGACCAGGTTTTCGCCATCTGCGGACTTCTAGGTTCGGCGCCCTGCAATGCTTCCAAGGACTTTTTCCCCGAAAACAAGATTCCTCTGATCACGGCTTACGCCAATGTGCGCATTTACGCCAATCAGCCCAAAGAAAAACAGCACTATTACTTCATCGCCTATCCGGACTACGAAGACGAGAACCACTTCCTGGCCGATTACGCGATCCGGAATCTGGATACCAAGACGATTGCCGTGTTTTATCAGAATGATGACTACGGCCATCAAGCGCTTGCCGGTATAAAAGACGCGTTGAAAGCCAATCCCGGAAAAGCCGAAATCGTGGCGGAAGTGCCTTACGAGGTCACGGAACGAGCGCTGGGGACCCACGGATTGAAACTCAAAGAATCCGGAGCGGATACGGTGATTCTTGTGCCCACTCCCACTCATGCCGCTCTCATCACGAAAGAAATGGCCAAGATCGCGTATCGTCCCAAGGTATTGACTAATTTCACCATGGGTGATCCCATCATGTTCAAGATCGCCGGCGAGACGTGGGACGGAACGTACATCTCATTGGCCGGAAACATGTCACAACCGGGTTTTTCCCCGGAGGCGGACAAGGTTGTGGAAACCCTCCTGAAGTACAACCCCGATCTCAAAGGTAAGGAATATCTGGCCGTGTTCGGAGCCGTGTCCATGATGCATTTCGCCAAAGCGCTCGAGAACGCAGGGCGTGATTTGACCCGGGAAGGCCTGATCGCCGGGATGGAGCAGATCAAGGACTGGAAACCCGAAGGCATGGGCGCACCCGTAACCTACGGCCCCGATCGCCATCACGGTATTAACGCTTCGCAGATGGGCCAGGCCAAGGATGGAAAAGCCGTACCCATCGCGGACTTCACCGTTTACGCGCCAAGATTTTAA
- a CDS encoding AMP-binding protein, translating into MASIQKEENLVTTDRPKRFPDLFFRQVERFGDRVALRHKDYGIWNRISWKDYGRKVLETAGALLSCGLERGDRVAILGDNRPEWLICHLAAMTAGGVTCGIYPTSSPEEIAYVVGHSESKILFVENEEQVDKVLGIVGDLAVTQVVIWDPKGLWGFTHPLLVFYDAFMARGREFLEENPGAVDERRKSSDPDDTAMIIYTSGTTGRPKGAMITHVNILSTTEAFTEALPFSQNDEMLSYLPLAHIYENLISVFQAIWTGGTVNFVESLDTLPLNLREVSPTVFASVPRIWEKFASMVEIRMSDSTYLKKALYRLAIGTGLRWVRTKQGSRERMWWSLLYWPLYWGVLHHLKRQLGFDRIRFAVCGAAPASPELFEWYNAMGVRLREGYGQTESTGVIALQRVDRPRWGYVGEPIPNSEVAIAEDGEILVKGSGVFKGYFKDPNLTAETIRNGWLLTGDVGALEDGYLKIMDRKKDIIITRGGKNITPAFIENKLKFSTYIQDAVIIGEGRKYLTALILIDEDNVTKYAQDNRIPFTTFADLTQNSEVRKLIEREVGEVNKTLARVETVKRFALLPRRFYEEDGDVTPTKKVKRRSLEKRYSEMIEDMYRG; encoded by the coding sequence ATGGCGTCTATACAAAAAGAGGAGAACCTGGTGACAACGGATCGCCCAAAACGCTTTCCCGATCTTTTCTTCAGACAGGTGGAACGATTCGGAGATCGGGTGGCCCTTCGCCACAAAGATTACGGCATCTGGAACCGGATTTCGTGGAAAGATTACGGTCGCAAAGTACTGGAGACCGCGGGGGCTTTGCTGTCGTGCGGGCTCGAGCGGGGGGACCGTGTGGCGATTCTCGGAGACAACCGGCCCGAATGGCTGATCTGCCACCTGGCCGCCATGACTGCGGGCGGCGTCACCTGCGGGATCTATCCCACTTCCTCACCGGAGGAAATCGCCTACGTGGTGGGACACTCCGAGTCGAAGATTCTGTTCGTCGAGAACGAAGAGCAAGTGGACAAGGTCCTGGGAATCGTCGGTGACCTGGCGGTTACTCAGGTGGTGATCTGGGACCCCAAAGGGCTTTGGGGATTTACCCATCCCCTCCTTGTATTCTACGACGCATTCATGGCCAGGGGACGGGAGTTCCTCGAAGAAAACCCCGGGGCTGTGGATGAGCGAAGGAAAAGCTCGGATCCGGACGACACGGCGATGATCATATACACCTCCGGCACCACCGGTCGGCCCAAAGGCGCCATGATCACCCACGTGAATATCCTGAGCACCACGGAGGCTTTTACGGAGGCCCTCCCCTTTTCCCAAAATGACGAAATGCTTTCTTACCTGCCGCTGGCCCACATTTACGAGAACCTGATCTCCGTATTTCAGGCGATCTGGACCGGCGGAACGGTCAATTTTGTGGAGAGTCTGGATACCTTGCCGCTCAATTTGCGCGAAGTGTCTCCCACGGTTTTCGCCAGTGTTCCCAGGATATGGGAAAAATTCGCCTCCATGGTCGAAATTCGCATGTCGGACTCGACCTATCTCAAAAAGGCCTTGTACCGCCTGGCCATAGGAACGGGACTGCGCTGGGTCCGTACAAAGCAAGGATCCAGGGAACGCATGTGGTGGAGCCTGCTGTATTGGCCGTTGTACTGGGGCGTCCTCCACCACCTGAAACGGCAGCTCGGGTTCGATCGCATCCGGTTCGCCGTGTGCGGTGCGGCTCCGGCGTCTCCCGAGCTGTTCGAATGGTACAATGCCATGGGGGTTCGTTTGAGAGAAGGGTACGGCCAGACCGAATCCACGGGCGTCATCGCGTTGCAGCGAGTGGACCGGCCTCGCTGGGGATACGTGGGGGAGCCCATTCCCAATTCCGAAGTGGCCATTGCGGAGGACGGAGAGATCCTGGTCAAAGGATCCGGCGTGTTCAAGGGTTATTTCAAAGATCCGAACCTCACCGCGGAGACGATTCGTAACGGGTGGCTGCTCACGGGAGATGTGGGCGCCCTCGAGGACGGTTATCTCAAAATAATGGATCGCAAGAAAGACATTATCATCACCCGGGGCGGCAAGAACATCACTCCGGCATTCATCGAAAACAAACTGAAATTCAGCACCTACATCCAGGACGCAGTGATCATCGGCGAAGGGCGCAAGTACCTGACCGCCCTTATCCTCATCGACGAAGACAATGTGACCAAGTACGCCCAGGACAACCGGATCCCCTTCACTACGTTTGCCGATTTGACGCAGAACAGCGAGGTCCGCAAGCTCATTGAAAGGGAGGTGGGTGAAGTGAACAAGACCCTGGCTCGGGTGGAAACGGTGAAGAGATTCGCTCTGCTGCCGAGACGTTTTTACGAGGAAGACGGAGACGTCACTCCCACCAAGAAGGTCAAGAGGCGGTCCCTGGAAAAACGGTATTCTGAAATGATCGAAGACATGTATCGAGGGTAA
- a CDS encoding ABC transporter ATP-binding protein: protein MDPSAEFQKEPEAAVRPDRPPLLRIANIETLYFDRIYALRGLTLAVKEKEIFTVLGPNGAGKTTLLKTIAGLIKDQPKKGIIEFNGRRIHRLPPERIASLGIVYVPEDRGLFRELTVKENLDLGCWGRKGREVQQDLDFVYALFPILVERGAQQAETLSGGQQQMLAVARAMLRRPNLLMLDEPSLGLAPMVARAVYDALLEISRTGTTILLVEQNAKLALGIADYGYIMEGGRIVLEGSSAELQENEDVRELYLGLGGEEASPKGWRLYKKRRTW from the coding sequence TTGGATCCATCCGCAGAGTTTCAGAAGGAACCGGAAGCGGCCGTCCGGCCCGACAGGCCTCCGCTTCTCCGCATCGCCAACATCGAAACATTGTATTTCGATCGGATTTATGCCCTGCGCGGACTCACCCTCGCGGTAAAGGAAAAGGAGATTTTCACCGTCCTGGGACCCAACGGCGCCGGCAAAACAACCCTACTCAAGACGATCGCGGGCCTGATCAAAGATCAGCCCAAAAAAGGGATCATAGAATTCAACGGTCGCCGCATCCATCGACTCCCCCCGGAACGCATAGCTTCTCTCGGAATCGTATATGTACCCGAAGACCGGGGACTCTTCCGGGAGCTCACGGTCAAGGAGAATCTGGATCTGGGCTGTTGGGGTCGCAAGGGCCGAGAGGTTCAACAAGACCTCGATTTTGTGTACGCTCTGTTTCCCATTCTCGTGGAAAGGGGCGCCCAACAGGCGGAGACCTTGTCCGGCGGGCAACAGCAGATGCTGGCCGTGGCCCGGGCCATGCTACGCCGGCCCAACCTCCTGATGCTGGACGAGCCTTCTCTGGGACTGGCGCCCATGGTGGCCCGTGCCGTGTACGACGCCCTTCTCGAGATCAGCCGCACGGGCACTACCATACTTCTCGTCGAACAGAACGCCAAGCTGGCTTTGGGAATAGCGGATTACGGCTACATCATGGAAGGGGGACGCATCGTTCTGGAAGGAAGTTCCGCCGAGCTGCAGGAAAACGAGGACGTGCGGGAACTCTATCTAGGCCTAGGGGGCGAGGAAGCTTCACCCAAGGGATGGCGTCTATACAAAAAGAGGAGAACCTGGTGA
- a CDS encoding ABC transporter ATP-binding protein, translating to MAFLSISGLEISFGGIQALSGVDIEVEPERILAIIGPNGSGKTTLFNCISGVYKPNGGSILFQGESLLRLSPDAVARKGIARTFQNLRLFMHMTVLDNLLLGRHIAFKKNPLHAVLRIRTEELRHRERVEELIDFLNLQPYRKVRISDCPYGVQKRAEVGRALALEPKLLMLDEPISGLTAEEKQETAYLIHEIRGRYKPAILLVEHDLRIASQLCDRMTAFDFGVKIAEGSPDEVQRNPEVIRAYLGDE from the coding sequence ATGGCGTTTTTGAGCATCTCCGGGCTGGAAATCAGCTTTGGAGGGATTCAAGCTCTCTCGGGTGTGGACATCGAGGTCGAACCGGAAAGGATTCTGGCGATCATCGGGCCCAATGGGAGCGGGAAAACCACTCTTTTTAACTGTATTTCCGGCGTGTACAAGCCGAACGGCGGATCCATTCTATTTCAGGGAGAGTCTCTTTTGAGACTCTCCCCCGACGCCGTGGCCCGAAAGGGCATTGCCCGCACCTTCCAAAACCTCCGCCTGTTTATGCACATGACCGTCCTGGATAACCTGCTTCTGGGCCGGCATATCGCCTTCAAGAAGAACCCGCTTCATGCCGTTTTGCGGATTCGTACAGAAGAGCTGCGCCACCGGGAACGAGTCGAGGAGCTGATCGATTTCCTGAATCTCCAGCCCTACCGGAAGGTTCGTATCTCCGACTGCCCCTACGGGGTTCAGAAGCGGGCCGAAGTAGGCCGGGCCCTGGCCCTCGAGCCCAAACTGCTGATGCTCGACGAGCCTATCTCCGGTCTGACCGCGGAGGAAAAACAGGAAACCGCCTATCTCATCCACGAGATCCGGGGCCGCTATAAGCCCGCCATCCTTCTGGTGGAACATGATCTGCGCATTGCCTCCCAATTGTGCGATCGCATGACGGCTTTTGATTTTGGAGTAAAGATCGCCGAAGGATCTCCGGACGAGGTCCAGCGAAACCCGGAAGTGATCCGGGCGTATCTTGGTGACGAATGA